The Deltaproteobacteria bacterium region TGGAGGCGAGGAATCTCGTGTTCGCCCTACCTTTTTAAGATTCCTCGTTGCCGTTTACTTCGGCTGCGGCCAAATGCCAGGAACCGCAGTCGCTAGCCATTGCACTAGCGCGGCATTCACTTCCACCGGTTTTTCCTGCGCCATCCAATGGCCAGAGCGAATCGTCTGTTCTGTGAGCTTGCGGCAATAGGTTCGCATGGGTTCAGCGAGTCGTGAATGGGTGCATTCGCACACGTAATCGTACCGCGCGTTCAGGAATAAGACGGGCACATCGAGGTAGCCGCCATTCTTTTCTGCCTTGGCGTACTCGGCATTGACGCCGTGATTCATGTACCACGAAGACGGCCCAGAGAAACCGTTGCGCTCCAGCGCGGCGACATAGATGCTCAGGTCTTCTTCGCTCACCACGTCGGCATCGCGCGGGAAGTCGGGAATGCTGCGCATGCCGATCATACCGTGACTGCGACGCGCAGTGGCGGTCATTGCCGGTTTCCCTTCGCCATCGGGATTGCCTTTACGAAACAGGAGTTTCACGAATTTGTAGACATTGGCATCCATTGGCGCGACCGCTTCGGCAAAACTCTCCTCGTAATAACGCATATAGTCCCACTGACCGGCGGGGTATTCGTGGGCAGGGTAGAGGTCACGGTCAACCAAGGTCAGGACATAGTCGAGGCCATGCTCGATGGTGTGATACGGCACGCACAGATTAGCAACGGCATGGCAGCGGTCGGGATGATGACTGGCGAGGTTCCACACCACCGGGCTGCCCCAGTCATGCCCCACCCACACGGCTTTCTCGTGGCCTAACGAATCGAGGAGTTCCAGCATGTCACGGACGATATGCTCCTGGGCATAATCGCCATGCTGACTGTAGACGGAGGAACGCCCGTAGCCGCGCATATCCGGGGCGATAGCGCGGAAGCCCAACGCCGCGAGGGCCGGGAGTTGATGACGCCAACTGATGGACAACTCCGGCCAGCCGTGCACGAAGATGACGAGCGGGCCGTCTTCCGGTCCTGCGGCGAGATAGAAAGTCGTATGTCTCTGAGTCTTGAGGGTGTGTTCGGTGATGGGCATAGGGAATCTCCTTAGCGTTGGTCAGCATTTGGTGACTGCAAGGCTGCACTCTAACAAATTCACGATGGAGATGAAGGACAGGGCAGTGATCTTAATAGCCTGTACGAGTGAGGCTGAGGGATGTCATTCCGAGAAGCGGAGCGACGAGGAATCTCAAGTAGGCAGGGGCAACACGAGATTCCTCACCTTCACTTCGTTCTGGTTCGGAATGACAGCCCCTTAAATTCAAACTGACAGACTACTAGCGCTCCACCGCATTGCCTTTCTTTCTCAAGCCTTCCGTTCGTTCTCCTTTTCCATTTGTCAGAGCCGCTGAAAGCAGCTAAAGCATCAGCAAAGGAGGATGATATGGATATTGGACTTTTGTTTCCCTTTCGTAACCCGCCGCAGTGGCGCAAACCTTTTCCTCAGTTCTATGCCGAGCAGCTCCGGCAAACTCAGATAGCCGAGACCCTGGGCTACGACACGATCTGGCTCACCGAACACCACTTTGCCGAAGACGGCTATTCTCCCTCTCTGCTACCCATCGCTGGAGCTATCGCTGGCATGACCAGCCGAGTGCGCATTGGCACTTTTCTCTTGCTCTTACCGTTACACAACGCCGTGCGCGTGGCTGAGGATGCAGCTACGGTCGATATCCTCGCCAACGGTCGCTTCGATCTCGGGCTTGGGCAAGGCTATTCTCCGGCAGAGTTCGAAGGCTACGGTATCCCTCGCAGCGAACGCGCGTCCCGCATGGAAGAAGGCATTGCCGTCATTCGTGGCATGTGGACGCAAGACCCGTTCTCTTATCAAGGCAAGCACTACAACCTGAAGAATATCAGCATGGTTCCCAAGCCACCGCAGACGCCACACCCGCCATTGTGGATTGGCGCTGGCGCAAAGAAAGCGGTGGAACGAGCTGCGCGCCTTGGTTGTCACTTCTTGGGCGGTGGAGATGTGACTTCCCAGAACATCTATGACGCGGCGCTGCGCGCCCATGGACGCGACCCCAAAGATTATCATGCGGCACAATTGCGCTGGGCCTATGTAGCGCCAACGTATGAGCAAGCCTGGAACGACGTACAAGACCACATCCACTACATGTTGACGTGGTATGGCCGGTGGATAGCTGAAGCTAAGGACTTTCCTGGAGCGGAAAAGGCGAGTCAGTTACCGCCTGCCGCCGAACTGCGCCATGTGACCGAGCAACTCATTGGTCGCCCGATGGTAGGAACTCCAGAGGATGTGGGCCGTCAGATTGAAGAGATGACAAAAAAGATGCGCACTACCCACCTGGTGATGGGGATGCATCTGCCGGGGCTCGATCCCGCCAAGAGTCAACGATCCATGGAGCTATTCGCCAAAGAGTTGATGCCGGCTCTGCACTAGCTCGGCGAAGGGGACGGTCGCTCCATCCAGCGACTTTCCTTGAGCAAACCAGGATGCTACGAACATCGGCAGAGAAATTGTCCACACCCAATAAGGAGGAACAAGAAATGGCAGTACATGGCGTCTGTGACCCAAAGTTTCAAGAAGTGCAACAAGAGTTCGAGCGCAATTTTCGCGAGCGTGGGGAAGTTGGCGCGTCGGTCTGTGTCACGCTGCGCGGCGAGACCGTCGTGAATTTGTGGGGCGGCGTGGCGCAGGCTGACACGCAAATGCCGTGGACGGAAGAGACCATCAGCATTGTCTTTTCGTCAACGAAAGGTGCGACGGCGCTTTGCGCTCACATCCTGGCCTCGCGCGGTCAACTCGACCTCGACGCTCCGGTCGCCAACTACTGGCCGGAGTTTGCTCAGGCCGGCAAGGCGAATATCCCGGTTAAAATGCTCTTGAATCACCAAGCCGGTCTCCCCGCCGTGCGCACGCCGCTGCCTCAAGGTGCCTACGCGAATTGGGACTTGATGGTTGATGCTTTGGCGAAAGAAGAACCGTTTTGGGAGCCGGGCACGCGCAATGGCTATCATGCGCTGACCATCGGTTGGCTGGTGGGCGAGGTCGTGCGGCGCGTGTCGGGCAAGTCGCTCGGGACTTTCTTTCAAGATGAGGTGGCCAAACCGCTGGGATTAGATTTTTGGATCGGTTTGCCCGAAGACAAAGAGGCGCGGGTTGCACCGATGATTGCCGCTCAGCCTGATCGCGACAGTCTGTTTTCTCAGGAACTCATGAAGCCGGGGTCCCTGGCCGCTCTCGTTCTTCTCAACTCCGGCAGTTATATGGGACTCAAACCAGAATATAACAGTCGCGCGGCGCATGTGGCGGAAATCGGAGGAGCCGGCGGCATCACCAACGCACGCGGCTTGGCCGGTATGTACGCTCCGCTCGCGTGTGGTGGGAAGCTCAACGGGGTCGAGCTGGTAAACGCCGATACGTTGGAGCGGATGTCGCTAGTGGCGTCGGCGACTGGACGCGATGCCGTCCTCGTTATGCCCAGCCGGTTCTCACTGGGCTTCATGAAATCCATGGATAATCGACGTGCCCAGCCTGGGGTGCGCGAGAGTGCGATTGTCTCTGAAGAT contains the following coding sequences:
- a CDS encoding alpha/beta hydrolase gives rise to the protein MPITEHTLKTQRHTTFYLAAGPEDGPLVIFVHGWPELSISWRHQLPALAALGFRAIAPDMRGYGRSSVYSQHGDYAQEHIVRDMLELLDSLGHEKAVWVGHDWGSPVVWNLASHHPDRCHAVANLCVPYHTIEHGLDYVLTLVDRDLYPAHEYPAGQWDYMRYYEESFAEAVAPMDANVYKFVKLLFRKGNPDGEGKPAMTATARRSHGMIGMRSIPDFPRDADVVSEEDLSIYVAALERNGFSGPSSWYMNHGVNAEYAKAEKNGGYLDVPVLFLNARYDYVCECTHSRLAEPMRTYCRKLTEQTIRSGHWMAQEKPVEVNAALVQWLATAVPGIWPQPK
- a CDS encoding LLM class flavin-dependent oxidoreductase, yielding MDIGLLFPFRNPPQWRKPFPQFYAEQLRQTQIAETLGYDTIWLTEHHFAEDGYSPSLLPIAGAIAGMTSRVRIGTFLLLLPLHNAVRVAEDAATVDILANGRFDLGLGQGYSPAEFEGYGIPRSERASRMEEGIAVIRGMWTQDPFSYQGKHYNLKNISMVPKPPQTPHPPLWIGAGAKKAVERAARLGCHFLGGGDVTSQNIYDAALRAHGRDPKDYHAAQLRWAYVAPTYEQAWNDVQDHIHYMLTWYGRWIAEAKDFPGAEKASQLPPAAELRHVTEQLIGRPMVGTPEDVGRQIEEMTKKMRTTHLVMGMHLPGLDPAKSQRSMELFAKELMPALH
- a CDS encoding beta-lactamase family protein, which codes for MAVHGVCDPKFQEVQQEFERNFRERGEVGASVCVTLRGETVVNLWGGVAQADTQMPWTEETISIVFSSTKGATALCAHILASRGQLDLDAPVANYWPEFAQAGKANIPVKMLLNHQAGLPAVRTPLPQGAYANWDLMVDALAKEEPFWEPGTRNGYHALTIGWLVGEVVRRVSGKSLGTFFQDEVAKPLGLDFWIGLPEDKEARVAPMIAAQPDRDSLFSQELMKPGSLAALVLLNSGSYMGLKPEYNSRAAHVAEIGGAGGITNARGLAGMYAPLACGGKLNGVELVNADTLERMSLVASATGRDAVLVMPSRFSLGFMKSMDNRRAQPGVRESAIVSEDAFGHVGAGGSFGFADPTAGMSFGYTMNCMGSGTLLNDRGQSLVDATYRALGYRSNASGVWK